One window of the Burkholderia sp. FERM BP-3421 genome contains the following:
- a CDS encoding ABC transporter permease, which produces MNSRSPRRVVPADVAGLLGFLALVTLALGMASPRFLTGGTFVSIAFQLPELGLFALAMLLPLMSGGINLAVTFTANLAGLAMAAVIQAHGGADASLGVIVAGAAAALATGAAIGWLIGAIIACTGASAILVSLSAMIFVRGLGEYLTRGGDISGFPPAVRALGNGIWLGIPAPLWVFAGCALLMHVVLAYTRLGFVTRMIGSNLEATRYSGIATARSLARVYMLSGLMCGVAGIVMLARFNSVRVGHGEALLLIAVLACFLGRVDPFGGFGRVAPVVVALVILQVMASGLNLLGASQHLATALWGAFLLAVMAARWGWTRIAPRLFARIHIAGRATGGPGSRQRRGSE; this is translated from the coding sequence TCGTGCCGGCCGACGTGGCCGGCCTGCTCGGCTTCCTGGCGCTCGTCACCCTCGCGCTGGGCATGGCCTCGCCCCGCTTCCTGACGGGCGGCACCTTCGTGTCGATCGCCTTCCAGCTGCCGGAGCTGGGTTTGTTCGCGCTGGCGATGCTGCTGCCGTTGATGTCGGGCGGCATCAATCTCGCGGTGACGTTCACCGCGAACCTCGCCGGGCTCGCGATGGCGGCGGTGATCCAGGCGCACGGCGGCGCGGACGCGAGCCTCGGCGTGATCGTCGCGGGCGCCGCCGCCGCGCTGGCGACGGGCGCGGCGATCGGCTGGCTGATCGGCGCGATCATTGCCTGCACGGGCGCGAGCGCCATCCTGGTGTCGCTGTCCGCCATGATCTTCGTGCGCGGCCTCGGCGAATATCTGACCCGGGGCGGCGACATTTCCGGCTTTCCACCCGCCGTACGCGCGCTCGGCAACGGGATCTGGCTCGGCATTCCCGCGCCGTTGTGGGTCTTCGCGGGCTGCGCGCTGCTGATGCATGTCGTGCTTGCATACACGCGGCTGGGTTTCGTCACACGCATGATCGGTTCGAATCTCGAAGCGACCCGCTATTCCGGCATCGCGACGGCGCGCTCGCTCGCGCGCGTCTACATGCTGTCGGGGCTCATGTGCGGCGTGGCCGGCATCGTCATGCTGGCCCGTTTCAATTCGGTGCGGGTCGGGCATGGCGAGGCGCTGCTGCTGATCGCCGTGCTTGCCTGCTTTCTCGGTCGCGTCGATCCGTTCGGCGGTTTCGGCCGGGTTGCGCCGGTGGTGGTGGCGCTCGTGATCCTGCAGGTGATGGCCTCGGGGCTCAACCTGCTCGGCGCGAGCCAGCATCTCGCGACCGCGCTGTGGGGCGCGTTCCTGCTCGCGGTGATGGCGGCCCGCTGGGGCTGGACCCGGATCGCGCCGCGGCTGTTCGCGCGGATTCATATCGCGGGGCGCGCGACGGGCGGCCCCGGATCTCGTCAACGAAGGGGGAGCGAATGA
- a CDS encoding nucleoside/nucleotide kinase family protein produces MDGFHFDDRVLNARGQRARKGAPFTFDVDGLAALLARLRADDGKAIAVPVFDRTLEIARAGAEIVPASARLVFVEGNYLLLDDPDWAVLRPLFDATVMLAVPRPVLVERLAARWRGYGMDDAAIRAKLDDNDLPNVDLVQAHSVAADFVVENGAAQTE; encoded by the coding sequence ATGGACGGCTTTCATTTCGACGACCGCGTGCTGAACGCGCGCGGCCAGCGCGCGCGCAAGGGTGCGCCGTTCACCTTCGACGTCGACGGGCTCGCCGCGCTGCTCGCGCGGCTGCGTGCGGACGACGGCAAGGCGATCGCGGTGCCGGTATTCGACCGCACGCTGGAAATCGCGCGCGCGGGCGCGGAGATCGTGCCTGCATCGGCGCGGCTCGTGTTCGTCGAGGGCAATTATCTGCTGCTCGACGATCCCGACTGGGCGGTGCTGCGGCCGCTGTTCGACGCGACGGTGATGCTGGCCGTGCCGCGCCCGGTGCTGGTCGAGCGGCTCGCCGCGCGCTGGCGCGGGTATGGGATGGATGACGCGGCGATCCGCGCGAAGCTCGACGACAACGATCTTCCGAATGTCGATCTCGTGCAGGCGCACAGCGTGGCGGCGGACTTCGTGGTGGAAAACGGCGCGGCGCAGACGGAGTGA
- a CDS encoding choline sulfate utilization transcriptional regulator produces MTRPDPLPPLQALSAFESAARLASFTAAARELGATQPAVSQRVVQLETDLGAPLFARGHRGVTLTEDGARLFEAVRHSLDALRVASADIRARRARGALTLVTDFGFATYWLMPRLAELKRAMPDVDVRVVTSQALDPRREQADVAILFGDGAWPSCTSTRLFPEAVTPVCSPAFRAAHAAAVARPADLLPLPLLHVQPTDPERWLAWRDWFGAHDLDAPHGTHGLTFNSYALVIHAALMHQGVALGWAPLVDALIESGQLVRLIDTPVVTPRGYFLVRPPARPEAPAVPLFRRWLLDACAAALPA; encoded by the coding sequence ATGACGAGACCAGACCCGCTGCCGCCGCTGCAGGCGCTGTCGGCATTCGAATCGGCCGCGCGCCTCGCGAGCTTCACGGCCGCCGCACGCGAGCTGGGCGCGACGCAACCGGCCGTCAGCCAGCGCGTCGTGCAGCTGGAAACCGATCTGGGCGCGCCGCTGTTCGCGCGCGGCCATCGCGGCGTGACGCTGACCGAGGACGGCGCGCGGCTGTTCGAGGCGGTGCGCCACAGCCTCGACGCGCTGCGCGTCGCGAGCGCCGACATTCGCGCGCGCCGCGCGCGCGGCGCGCTGACCCTCGTCACCGATTTCGGCTTCGCCACCTACTGGCTGATGCCGCGCCTGGCCGAATTGAAGCGCGCGATGCCCGACGTGGACGTGCGCGTGGTCACCTCGCAGGCGCTCGATCCGCGGCGCGAGCAGGCCGACGTCGCGATCCTGTTCGGCGACGGCGCATGGCCGTCCTGCACGTCGACGCGGCTGTTCCCGGAAGCGGTCACGCCCGTCTGCTCGCCCGCGTTCCGCGCCGCGCACGCCGCGGCCGTCGCGCGCCCGGCCGACCTGCTGCCCCTGCCCCTGCTGCACGTGCAGCCGACCGACCCGGAGCGCTGGCTCGCATGGCGCGACTGGTTCGGCGCGCATGACCTCGATGCGCCGCACGGCACGCACGGGCTCACCTTCAACAGCTACGCGCTCGTGATCCACGCGGCGCTGATGCACCAGGGCGTCGCGCTCGGCTGGGCGCCGCTCGTCGACGCGCTGATCGAGAGCGGCCAGTTGGTGCGGCTGATCGACACGCCGGTCGTCACGCCGCGCGGCTACTTCCTCGTGCGGCCGCCCGCGCGCCCGGAAGCGCCGGCGGTGCCGCTGTTCCGCCGCTGGCTGCTCGACGCGTGCGCGGCGGCGCTGCCGGCCTGA
- the purU gene encoding formyltetrahydrofolate deformylase: MTAPSRPPSFVLTLSCPSAAGQVAAVVGFLDRRRCYIDELSVFDDDLSQRFFVRCGFHPTDDATAPPDLDALRREFAPIAAGFDMQWAIHDASARPKVLILVSKLEHCLADLLFRWKMGELKMDIIGIASNHPDLAPLAAQHGLPFRHFPITADTKAQQEAQWLDLFETSGAELVILARYMQVLSPETSARLGNRAINIHHSFLPGFKGAKPYHQAHTRGVKLIGATAHFVTDDLDEGPIIEQVVERVDHAYRPEQLLAAGRDVECITLARAVKAFIERRVFLNGDRTVVFS, from the coding sequence ATGACCGCCCCATCCCGCCCCCCTTCGTTCGTGCTGACCCTGTCCTGCCCGAGCGCCGCCGGCCAGGTGGCGGCGGTGGTCGGCTTCCTCGACCGGCGCCGCTGCTATATCGACGAGCTGAGCGTATTCGACGACGATCTGAGCCAGCGCTTCTTCGTGCGCTGCGGGTTTCATCCGACGGATGACGCAACCGCGCCGCCGGATCTCGACGCGCTGCGCCGCGAGTTCGCGCCGATCGCGGCCGGCTTCGACATGCAATGGGCGATCCACGACGCGAGCGCGCGCCCGAAGGTGCTGATCCTGGTGTCGAAGCTCGAGCATTGCCTCGCGGACCTGCTGTTCCGCTGGAAGATGGGCGAACTGAAGATGGACATCATCGGGATCGCGTCGAATCATCCCGACCTCGCGCCGCTGGCCGCGCAGCACGGCCTGCCGTTCCGGCATTTCCCCATCACGGCGGACACCAAGGCGCAGCAGGAAGCACAGTGGCTCGACCTGTTCGAGACGAGCGGCGCGGAGCTGGTGATCCTCGCGCGCTACATGCAGGTGCTGTCGCCGGAAACCAGCGCGCGGCTCGGAAACCGAGCGATCAACATCCATCATTCGTTCCTGCCCGGCTTCAAGGGGGCGAAGCCCTACCATCAGGCGCATACGCGCGGCGTGAAGCTGATCGGCGCGACCGCGCATTTCGTCACCGACGATCTCGACGAAGGGCCGATCATCGAGCAGGTGGTCGAGCGGGTCGACCATGCCTATCGGCCGGAACAGCTGCTCGCGGCCGGGCGCGACGTGGAGTGCATCACGCTCGCGCGCGCGGTCAAGGCGTTCATCGAGCGGCGCGTGTTTCTCAACGGGGATCGGACGGTGGTGTTTTCGTAG